The proteins below come from a single Staphylococcus sp. MI 10-1553 genomic window:
- the ezrA gene encoding septation ring formation regulator EzrA — protein MALYIILAIIIVILIAIGVLFYMRSNKRSIIQSAEERREKLNALSYDESLEKLKTLHLSGETKNQYDTLNQSWTDTTNNYLAPVDEKIHEAEMNLDKFKFSLAQTDINDAHALMDQYEAKHQELISQADEVYDIHQQSDEIYERSKDEYRKLKRDVLANRHQYGEAASLLEKEIESFEPEFEVYETLKAEGNYQEAHTHIQGLDQDIAYLKEDMSEIPDLMREAQKELPGQFQDIKYGVRDLKVEGYDLDHVKVDSTLQDLKTELSFVEPMISRLELDEANDKLLQINDRLDDMYDLIEHEVKSKNAVEESKERITNDLFHAKDMNYTLQTEIEYVRENYYINESDVQSVRQFENEIQNLISVYDEILSEMAKSSVRYSEVQDNLKYIEDHVEVINAKQEKLQNHLVSLREDEAEAEEHILRVQSKKEEIYRRLLASNLTSVPERFIILKNEIDYEVRDVNKRFSERPINVQQLKDKVNKVVLQMNKFEDEANDVLINAVYAERLIQYGNRYRKDNHDLDKSLNEAERLFKNNRYKRSSEISEQALEQLEPGIAQHIEREVLEQQS, from the coding sequence ATGGCATTATATATTATACTAGCGATTATCATTGTTATTTTGATTGCAATCGGTGTTTTATTTTACATGCGATCAAACAAAAGGTCGATTATTCAATCTGCTGAAGAGAGAAGAGAAAAGTTAAATGCATTGTCGTATGATGAAAGTTTGGAGAAATTGAAAACGTTACACTTATCTGGTGAAACAAAAAATCAATACGATACATTAAACCAATCATGGACTGACACAACAAATAACTATTTGGCACCTGTAGATGAAAAAATCCATGAAGCAGAAATGAATCTAGATAAATTCAAGTTTTCATTAGCTCAAACGGATATTAATGATGCACATGCGTTAATGGATCAGTACGAAGCGAAACATCAAGAGTTGATTAGTCAAGCGGATGAAGTGTACGACATACATCAACAGAGCGATGAGATTTATGAAAGAAGTAAAGATGAATACCGTAAATTAAAGCGCGATGTCCTTGCAAACCGTCATCAATATGGTGAAGCAGCAAGTTTATTGGAAAAAGAAATTGAAAGTTTTGAACCAGAATTTGAAGTGTATGAGACGTTAAAAGCTGAAGGTAACTACCAAGAGGCACATACGCATATTCAAGGTTTAGATCAAGATATTGCGTATTTAAAAGAGGATATGAGTGAAATTCCTGATTTAATGCGTGAAGCACAAAAAGAACTTCCGGGTCAATTTCAAGATATTAAATATGGCGTACGTGATTTGAAAGTAGAAGGTTATGATTTAGATCATGTGAAAGTCGATAGTACATTACAAGACTTAAAGACGGAGCTCAGTTTTGTTGAACCGATGATCAGTCGCCTTGAGTTAGATGAAGCAAATGACAAATTGTTACAAATTAATGACCGCCTTGATGATATGTATGACTTAATCGAGCATGAAGTGAAATCAAAAAATGCCGTAGAAGAATCTAAAGAACGTATTACAAATGATTTGTTCCATGCCAAAGATATGAATTACACGTTACAAACTGAAATTGAATATGTGCGTGAAAATTATTATATCAATGAAAGTGATGTTCAAAGCGTTCGCCAGTTTGAAAATGAGATTCAAAACTTAATTTCAGTGTATGACGAAATTTTATCTGAAATGGCGAAATCATCGGTGCGTTACAGCGAAGTCCAAGATAACTTGAAATATATTGAAGACCATGTTGAAGTGATTAATGCGAAACAAGAAAAGTTACAAAATCACCTCGTGTCACTAAGAGAAGATGAAGCAGAGGCAGAAGAACATATTTTACGTGTCCAAAGTAAAAAAGAAGAAATTTATCGTCGATTACTTGCTTCAAACTTAACGAGTGTGCCAGAGCGTTTCATTATTTTGAAAAATGAAATTGATTATGAAGTACGTGACGTCAATAAACGATTTAGTGAGCGACCAATTAATGTGCAACAATTGAAAGATAAAGTGAACAAAGTCGTGCTTCAAATGAATAAATTTGAAGATGAAGCGAACGATGTGCTCATTAATGCGGTATACGCTGAACGTTTAATTCAATACGGTAACCGCTATCGAAAAGACAACCATGATTTAGATAAGAGCTTGAACGAGGCAGAACGTTTATTCAAAAACAACCGCTACAAACGTTCAAGTGAAATTTCAGAACAGGCGCTCGAACAACTTGAGCCAGGTATCGCGCAACACATTGAACGAGAAGTGTTAGAACAACAATCTTAA
- a CDS encoding cysteine desulfurase family protein codes for MLYFDNAATTKPDSSVLSSFMKVNEKFFYNPNSPHEKGQEVERLLQNARDQIKTTLKLNDETLIFTSGATESNNMALKGAAHQKKHFGRTIITSLLEHPSVLEVMRELEREGFILKYVNVTAEGRIDIDHFKSLLSNDVVLVTCMQVNNIMGQIQPIEEIVESLKPYPKVHFHVDAVQALGKWPIQMNGIDSISLSGHKFNGLKGQGLLILKNLHQIYPMIQGGGQEFGLRSGTVNVASDVALAKAIRLAEDQRVALIQTLSTFTTALREMIQDYPGVVINSPVDASPHILNVAFPGVRGEVLVNAFSKQGIMISTTSACSSKHSNVNEVLKAMNISVSRILGSIRLSFDRHTTMQDIETFKASFHQVYREVEELLEK; via the coding sequence ATGTTATATTTTGATAACGCAGCGACAACGAAACCCGATTCATCCGTGTTATCGAGTTTTATGAAAGTGAACGAGAAGTTTTTCTATAATCCGAATAGTCCGCATGAAAAAGGGCAAGAAGTTGAACGTTTATTACAAAATGCGAGAGACCAAATTAAAACGACGCTGAAATTAAATGATGAAACGCTCATTTTTACAAGCGGGGCAACAGAGTCGAATAATATGGCTTTAAAAGGGGCAGCACATCAGAAAAAACATTTTGGACGCACAATAATCACGTCGTTACTCGAACATCCGTCTGTATTAGAAGTCATGCGTGAACTTGAACGAGAAGGTTTTATATTAAAGTATGTCAATGTGACAGCTGAGGGGCGTATTGACATTGACCATTTCAAGTCACTGTTATCCAATGATGTAGTTTTGGTGACGTGCATGCAAGTGAATAATATTATGGGGCAAATTCAACCTATTGAAGAGATTGTTGAAAGCTTAAAACCTTATCCGAAAGTGCATTTTCATGTTGATGCGGTGCAAGCACTTGGGAAATGGCCGATTCAAATGAATGGGATTGACAGTATATCGTTGAGCGGTCACAAGTTTAATGGATTGAAAGGTCAAGGTTTACTCATTTTAAAAAACTTACATCAAATTTATCCGATGATTCAAGGTGGTGGTCAAGAATTTGGTTTGCGTAGTGGGACGGTCAATGTCGCAAGTGATGTTGCGTTAGCGAAAGCCATTCGATTGGCAGAAGATCAACGTGTCGCCTTAATACAAACGTTATCGACATTTACAACTGCATTGCGTGAGATGATTCAAGATTATCCAGGTGTCGTGATTAATTCGCCGGTTGATGCATCTCCACATATTTTAAATGTGGCATTCCCAGGTGTACGTGGTGAAGTATTAGTCAATGCCTTTTCGAAACAAGGGATTATGATTTCGACGACGAGTGCATGTTCATCCAAACATTCAAATGTCAATGAAGTATTAAAAGCGATGAACATTTCTGTGTCGCGTATTTTAGGAAGTATTCGTTTGTCATTTGACCGACATACGACAATGCAAGATATTGAGACGTTTAAAGCATCGTTTCATCAAGTATATAGAGAAGTTGAGGAGTTGTTAGAAAAATGA
- the thiI gene encoding tRNA uracil 4-sulfurtransferase ThiI — MIYDHILVRYGELTLKGGNRKTFVSQLRSNVKRALMPLKGYEVKANRDRMYIQVESEADIEEMMTRISKVFGVHSISPVLKLEKSMDAVYEHARLFAQNYEAGDSFKIEVKRSDKNFEYETFAIQRMVGGEVLKSNESLHVDVRQPDHEIKVEVRLDAIYMYDRIIPAIGGLPVGTGGKALLMLSGGIDSPVAGMEVMRRGVTIEAIHFHSPPFTSEKAKEKVIELTRIMAERVGSIRLHIVPFTEVQKQIHKVVHERYTMTSTRRMMLRIADKVVHQIEADAIVNGENLGQVASQTLKSMYAINAVTNTPILRPLLSLDKEEIVKKAKDIGTFETSIQPYEDCCTIFTPKNPVTEPQFEKVLQYESGFDFEEMIDRAVDNIETMVIDKNYQIHQNEQNAWDDDLF; from the coding sequence ATGATTTATGACCATATATTAGTACGTTACGGAGAATTAACCTTAAAAGGTGGCAATCGTAAAACATTTGTCAGCCAGTTGCGTTCCAATGTAAAACGCGCATTGATGCCATTAAAAGGGTATGAAGTGAAGGCGAATCGTGACCGTATGTATATTCAAGTAGAGTCAGAAGCAGATATTGAAGAAATGATGACACGTATTTCGAAAGTGTTCGGTGTGCATTCGATTAGTCCGGTCTTAAAATTAGAAAAATCGATGGATGCGGTGTATGAACACGCTCGATTATTCGCTCAAAATTATGAAGCAGGAGACAGTTTCAAAATTGAAGTCAAACGTTCTGACAAAAATTTCGAATATGAAACATTTGCGATTCAACGTATGGTCGGTGGCGAAGTACTTAAAAGTAATGAATCACTCCACGTGGATGTTCGCCAACCTGACCATGAAATTAAAGTTGAAGTCCGCCTTGATGCGATTTATATGTATGACCGCATTATTCCAGCGATTGGTGGCTTACCAGTCGGGACAGGAGGGAAGGCGCTGTTAATGTTATCAGGTGGTATTGATTCACCGGTTGCAGGGATGGAAGTGATGCGTCGTGGTGTGACGATTGAAGCGATTCATTTCCATAGTCCACCATTTACAAGTGAAAAAGCGAAAGAAAAAGTGATTGAACTGACGCGAATTATGGCTGAAAGAGTCGGTTCGATACGTTTACACATTGTACCGTTCACAGAAGTGCAAAAACAAATTCATAAAGTTGTGCATGAACGTTATACGATGACTTCAACACGTCGCATGATGTTAAGAATTGCGGATAAAGTCGTGCATCAAATTGAGGCTGACGCTATTGTGAACGGTGAAAACTTAGGACAAGTAGCCAGTCAAACATTGAAAAGTATGTATGCGATTAATGCAGTAACGAACACGCCAATTTTACGTCCGCTATTGTCATTAGATAAAGAAGAAATTGTGAAAAAGGCAAAAGATATTGGCACGTTTGAAACTTCTATTCAACCATATGAAGATTGTTGTACGATTTTTACACCAAAAAACCCAGTGACAGAACCGCAATTTGAAAAAGTATTGCAATATGAATCTGGTTTTGATTTTGAAGAGATGATTGATAGAGCGGTAGACAATATTGAAACGATGGTGATCGATAAAAACTATCAAATCCATCAAAATGAACAAAACGCATGGGATGATGACTTGTTCTAA
- a CDS encoding TSUP family transporter, whose product MIIEWDGTLILIIIGLGFLAAFIDAVVGGGGLISIPALLAIGMPPAAALGTNKLASAFGSLTSAIRFIRSGKVDLPIVVKLFPLSFIASILGAIVAVYLPAELLKPLVIVVLSIVLIYTLLKKEWGSIRTYTTFHLYKMVLFTCLIVVIGFYDGFLGGGTGSFLLFVFLLLGFDFLSAAGNAKVLNFASNLGALLLFIYLGRVDYVYGLIMGVSMIAGSYAGAMFALKKGVGYVRILFVIVTVVLILKNVWDYISTH is encoded by the coding sequence ATGATCATAGAATGGGATGGGACGCTAATTTTAATTATCATTGGTTTAGGCTTTTTAGCGGCATTTATTGATGCTGTGGTTGGTGGTGGCGGTTTAATATCAATCCCCGCATTGCTTGCCATTGGTATGCCACCCGCTGCTGCATTAGGGACGAATAAATTAGCGAGCGCATTCGGATCTTTGACGAGTGCGATTCGTTTTATTCGTTCGGGTAAAGTGGATCTACCTATTGTTGTTAAACTGTTCCCTTTATCCTTTATTGCCTCGATTTTAGGTGCAATCGTAGCTGTTTATTTGCCTGCTGAACTTTTAAAGCCACTTGTGATTGTAGTTTTGTCAATTGTTCTCATTTATACGTTATTGAAAAAAGAATGGGGAAGTATTCGTACATATACCACGTTCCATTTATACAAAATGGTGTTATTTACGTGCCTCATTGTTGTCATCGGCTTTTATGATGGTTTTCTTGGTGGCGGGACAGGATCATTTCTGCTCTTCGTCTTTTTATTATTAGGCTTTGATTTTTTAAGTGCTGCTGGGAATGCGAAAGTATTGAATTTTGCCTCAAACTTAGGCGCGTTACTATTGTTTATTTATTTAGGCCGTGTCGATTACGTTTATGGGTTAATCATGGGCGTTAGTATGATTGCGGGTTCTTATGCTGGTGCCATGTTTGCACTCAAAAAAGGTGTCGGTTATGTCAGAATTTTATTTGTTATCGTCACTGTCGTTCTTATTTTAAAAAATGTATGGGATTACATCTCTACACATTAA
- the sppA gene encoding signal peptide peptidase SppA translates to MSKRIIAIILASVIVLGGILMSAMTSVVSSFMSGDFNTTEEATSTVLEEGDSNKKIAEIVVEGEIIDTGASGSLFGGGAGYNHQAALKQLETIKNDDSIKGVLLSVNSPGGGTYESDEFYQKIKEVKDSGKKIYVQMENLAASGGYYISAPADKIYAGPQSLTGSIGVISESKDYSELLDNLGIKTNTIKSGAHKDILSSSRKMTDEEREILQSINKDSFDQFVNVVKEGRHMSESKVRELADGRIYSAQQAKSNGLIDAIGYKDKALKDLKKAIKVDNPEIITFDAEESSLTSFLGMKSFINGLRADLKDVKSIINNDSQTRPMYKYEG, encoded by the coding sequence ATGTCAAAAAGGATCATAGCGATTATATTAGCAAGCGTCATCGTACTAGGCGGTATTTTAATGAGTGCCATGACATCAGTTGTATCCTCTTTTATGAGTGGAGATTTTAATACCACTGAGGAAGCGACAAGTACCGTTCTTGAAGAGGGCGATAGCAATAAAAAGATTGCAGAAATTGTCGTAGAAGGTGAAATTATCGACACAGGTGCGAGCGGTAGCCTTTTCGGTGGTGGCGCAGGTTATAATCATCAAGCGGCTTTAAAACAACTTGAAACGATTAAAAATGATGATTCCATCAAAGGTGTGCTGCTCAGCGTCAATAGCCCAGGAGGCGGTACATATGAGAGTGATGAATTTTATCAAAAAATAAAAGAAGTAAAAGATTCAGGTAAAAAGATTTACGTCCAAATGGAAAATTTAGCGGCATCTGGTGGCTACTACATTTCAGCGCCAGCCGATAAAATTTATGCAGGCCCTCAATCTTTAACAGGTTCAATTGGTGTCATCTCTGAGTCAAAAGATTATTCAGAGCTTTTGGACAACTTAGGCATTAAAACAAACACGATTAAATCGGGTGCACATAAAGATATTTTAAGTAGTTCTCGTAAAATGACAGACGAAGAAAGAGAGATTTTACAGTCTATCAATAAAGATAGTTTCGATCAATTTGTCAATGTCGTTAAAGAGGGGCGTCATATGTCCGAGTCAAAAGTGCGTGAATTAGCAGATGGACGTATTTATAGTGCGCAACAAGCGAAAAGTAATGGTTTGATTGACGCTATTGGTTATAAAGATAAAGCTTTAAAAGACTTAAAGAAAGCGATTAAAGTTGACAACCCAGAAATTATTACGTTCGATGCTGAAGAAAGTAGTTTAACGAGCTTTTTAGGTATGAAATCATTCATTAATGGTTTGCGTGCAGATTTGAAAGATGTGAAATCAATTATTAATAATGATTCACAAACACGACCAATGTACAAATATGAAGGGTAG
- a CDS encoding RDD family protein has translation MQHSNEFNYNPSQPRLEISRPVNGHQAEGRATQTIDKHRYELDAFFYAGFGRRFLSYIIDLAILWGVTQIVLNPIYGLTGIDSWKLWIDKFSVGHILDVLIYFAYFVLMTKYFQQTVGKMILGIKVYHRNLTRLNWSDVLMREWVGRIISNVFFGLPYLAVLFTPKHIGVHDYFADTVVVKNKYLHYIKETEGI, from the coding sequence ATGCAACATTCAAATGAATTTAACTATAATCCGTCTCAACCCCGCCTAGAGATTTCGCGACCAGTGAATGGTCATCAGGCAGAAGGACGTGCAACTCAAACGATTGACAAACATCGGTATGAACTGGATGCGTTTTTCTATGCAGGTTTCGGCAGACGGTTTTTAAGTTATATCATTGACCTTGCGATATTATGGGGTGTAACACAAATCGTTTTAAACCCTATTTATGGACTGACAGGTATTGACAGCTGGAAATTATGGATTGACAAATTTAGCGTAGGACATATTCTAGATGTACTCATTTATTTTGCTTACTTTGTATTGATGACGAAATACTTTCAACAAACAGTCGGCAAAATGATTCTCGGCATTAAAGTGTATCATCGAAATTTAACGCGATTGAACTGGTCAGATGTATTAATGAGAGAATGGGTCGGCCGTATCATTTCGAATGTCTTTTTCGGTTTGCCATACTTAGCTGTACTGTTCACGCCTAAACATATCGGTGTGCATGATTACTTTGCGGATACAGTCGTCGTTAAAAATAAATACCTTCATTATATTAAAGAAACTGAAGGTATATGA
- the tpx gene encoding thiol peroxidase, translated as MAQITFKQKPVELLGQEVNVGEQAPDFTVVDNSLQPVTLATYEGKKKLVNVVPSLDTGVCDQQTRKFNEEASTEDGYVLTISMDLPFAQQRWCASSGLDNVITLSDYQSRSFGQNYGVIMDGLQLLARSVFVLDGNNKVVYKEIVAEGTDFPNFEAALEAYRNI; from the coding sequence ATGGCACAAATTACATTTAAACAAAAACCTGTTGAATTATTAGGTCAAGAAGTTAACGTTGGGGAGCAAGCTCCAGATTTCACGGTAGTAGACAATAGTTTACAACCTGTAACACTTGCAACATATGAGGGCAAGAAAAAATTAGTCAACGTTGTTCCTTCTCTTGACACAGGTGTATGTGATCAACAAACACGTAAGTTCAATGAAGAAGCAAGTACTGAAGATGGTTATGTATTAACCATTTCTATGGACTTACCATTTGCGCAACAAAGATGGTGTGCATCAAGTGGATTAGACAACGTGATTACATTAAGTGATTATCAAAGTCGTTCATTTGGTCAAAACTACGGTGTGATTATGGACGGTTTACAATTATTAGCACGTTCAGTATTTGTATTAGACGGAAATAATAAGGTCGTATATAAAGAGATTGTAGCAGAGGGTACGGATTTTCCTAACTTTGAAGCAGCACTTGAAGCTTATCGCAACATTTAA
- a CDS encoding class I SAM-dependent methyltransferase yields the protein MTESTSIMETLFHQLDKRTQKLNEENGQSFIENLGLAMEQLYTSERDLLEQATLQDRRKAFQFAYLNQLHKEEIQANHQITPDSIGLILGFLVSQFKEGTKELHIADLGSGTGHLSATVHEVMTDYTIMHHLVEVDPVLSRVSVHLANFLEIPFDVYPQDAIMPLPFDGADVVIGDLPIGYYPNDTRSEQLQLGFDEGHSFAHHLFIEQAIEAAKPSGYVFLVVPSQLFEGDYVKQLENFIATETEMQAFLNLPKTLFKSERAQKSILILQRKEQNVTKPVEVLLANIPDFKNPQNFQQFLSELKTWLSQNQPKN from the coding sequence ATGACTGAAAGCACCTCTATTATGGAGACATTATTCCATCAACTCGATAAAAGAACACAAAAATTAAATGAAGAAAATGGTCAAAGCTTTATTGAGAACTTGGGCTTGGCAATGGAACAACTTTATACGTCTGAGCGTGATTTATTAGAACAAGCAACACTTCAAGATAGAAGAAAAGCATTTCAATTTGCGTATTTGAATCAACTGCATAAAGAAGAAATACAAGCCAATCATCAAATTACTCCCGATTCTATTGGACTTATTTTAGGTTTTTTAGTGTCGCAATTTAAAGAGGGCACAAAAGAATTGCATATTGCAGATTTAGGCAGCGGTACAGGGCATTTAAGCGCTACTGTTCATGAAGTGATGACAGACTATACAATCATGCATCATTTAGTTGAAGTTGACCCAGTACTTTCTAGAGTGAGTGTACACCTTGCTAACTTTTTAGAAATTCCATTTGATGTGTATCCTCAAGATGCTATCATGCCATTACCTTTTGATGGTGCGGATGTTGTCATTGGTGATTTGCCAATTGGATATTACCCGAATGATACGCGTAGTGAACAGCTACAGTTAGGTTTTGATGAGGGACACAGTTTTGCACACCACTTATTTATCGAACAAGCAATTGAAGCCGCGAAGCCATCAGGGTACGTTTTTCTCGTTGTGCCGAGTCAACTATTTGAAGGCGACTATGTAAAACAGTTGGAAAATTTTATTGCTACAGAAACAGAAATGCAAGCTTTTCTGAACTTGCCGAAAACATTATTTAAAAGTGAACGTGCACAAAAATCGATTCTCATTTTGCAACGTAAAGAACAGAATGTGACGAAGCCTGTAGAAGTTTTGCTCGCTAATATTCCAGATTTTAAAAACCCGCAAAACTTCCAACAATTTTTATCCGAACTTAAAACTTGGTTGTCACAAAATCAACCTAAAAATTAG
- a CDS encoding acetate kinase, translating into MSKLILAINAGSSSLKFQLIEMPEEKLITKGLVERIGLKDSIFTIEVNGEKIKEVQDIKDHEQAVNMMLDSLQKHGVINDINEIDGTGHRVVHGGELFPESALVTDEVIKDIEKLTDLAPLHNPANLMGIQAFRKLLPEIPHVAVFDTSFHQTMPESAYLYSLPYEYYKKYGIRKYGFHGTSHKYVSQRAAEMLGKPIEELRIISCHIGNGASIAAIDGGKSIDTSMGFTPLAGVTMGTRSGNIDPALIPFLMEKTGKTADEVLNILNKESGLLGITGTSSDLRDIEGDAKNGEERAELALEVFASRIHKYMGSYATRMHGVDVIIFTAGVGENSDAVRARVLEGLEFMGVYWDPRKNEALRGKEAELNYPHSPVKVLVIPTNEEVMIARDVMTFGELEG; encoded by the coding sequence ATGTCAAAATTAATTTTGGCGATTAACGCTGGTAGTTCGTCATTGAAATTTCAATTAATCGAAATGCCAGAAGAAAAATTAATCACTAAAGGTTTAGTTGAACGTATTGGATTAAAGGATTCGATTTTCACAATTGAAGTGAATGGTGAAAAAATCAAAGAAGTACAAGATATTAAAGATCACGAACAAGCGGTAAACATGATGTTAGACAGTTTACAAAAACATGGCGTGATTAATGACATTAACGAAATCGATGGTACAGGTCATCGTGTCGTACATGGTGGCGAATTATTCCCTGAGTCTGCTTTAGTTACTGATGAAGTGATTAAAGATATTGAAAAATTAACAGACTTAGCACCACTTCACAACCCAGCAAACTTAATGGGTATTCAAGCATTTAGAAAATTGCTTCCTGAAATTCCACATGTTGCTGTATTTGATACATCATTCCATCAAACAATGCCTGAATCAGCATATTTATATAGCTTACCTTATGAATACTATAAAAAATATGGTATCCGTAAATATGGTTTCCACGGCACGAGCCATAAATATGTATCGCAACGTGCAGCTGAAATGTTAGGTAAACCAATTGAAGAATTACGTATTATCTCATGTCATATTGGTAACGGTGCTTCAATTGCTGCAATCGATGGCGGTAAATCAATCGACACGTCCATGGGCTTTACACCATTAGCGGGTGTGACAATGGGTACACGATCAGGTAATATTGACCCTGCATTAATTCCATTCTTGATGGAGAAAACAGGTAAAACGGCTGATGAAGTACTTAATATTTTAAATAAAGAATCAGGTTTATTAGGTATCACTGGAACGTCTTCAGATTTACGTGATATCGAAGGCGATGCGAAAAATGGAGAAGAACGTGCAGAGTTAGCGTTAGAAGTATTCGCATCACGTATTCACAAATACATGGGTTCATATGCAACACGTATGCATGGTGTAGATGTGATTATCTTTACTGCTGGTGTAGGTGAAAATTCAGATGCAGTTCGTGCTCGTGTATTAGAAGGTTTAGAATTTATGGGTGTATATTGGGATCCACGTAAAAATGAAGCTTTACGCGGCAAAGAAGCTGAGCTCAACTACCCACATTCACCTGTAAAAGTATTAGTCATCCCTACAAATGAAGAAGTGATGATTGCACGCGACGTTATGACTTTTGGTGAGTTAGAAGGCTAA
- a CDS encoding universal stress protein, whose translation MYMYKNILIAVDGSHEAEWAFNKAVAVAKRNNAKLIIVNVIDSRTYTSFEVYDSHFTEKSKSFAEKLLDGYRQVAQDEGIQNVETRLEFGSPKSVLPKLASDENSDVDLVMCGTSGLNAVERFIVGSVSEAIVRHSACDVLVVRTEQIPENFEPKVATDELLKDFSI comes from the coding sequence ATGTATATGTACAAAAATATTTTAATTGCTGTTGATGGTTCTCATGAAGCGGAGTGGGCATTTAACAAAGCAGTTGCAGTTGCAAAGCGTAATAATGCCAAACTGATTATCGTGAATGTCATCGATTCAAGAACTTACACATCTTTTGAAGTTTACGATTCACACTTCACTGAAAAGTCTAAATCATTTGCAGAAAAATTGTTGGATGGCTACCGTCAAGTGGCACAAGATGAAGGCATTCAAAATGTGGAAACACGCTTAGAATTTGGATCACCTAAATCTGTACTTCCAAAATTAGCAAGTGACGAAAATTCAGATGTTGACCTTGTGATGTGTGGTACTTCAGGCCTTAATGCGGTAGAACGTTTTATCGTAGGTTCGGTATCTGAAGCCATTGTACGTCATTCAGCATGTGATGTATTAGTTGTACGTACTGAGCAAATTCCAGAAAACTTTGAACCAAAAGTAGCAACAGACGAACTACTGAAAGATTTCAGCATTTAA
- the ald gene encoding alanine dehydrogenase — MRIGIPKEIKNNENRVGLSPSGVHALVEAGHEVLVETTAGEGSYFEDTDYVQAGATIVNSQDDVWDVDMVLKVKEPLKEEYGYFREGLILFTYLHLANEPELTKTLIDKKVVAIAYETVQLGDRSLPLLTPMSEVAGRMSTQIGAQFLQRFNGGIGILLGGIPGVQKGKVTIIGGGQAGTNAARIALGLGADVTILDVNPKRLQELEDLFDGRVHTIMSNPLNIESHVVESDLVIGAVLIPGAKAPKLVTEDMIKKMKSGSVVVDIAIDQGGIFETTDKISTHDDPTYIKHGVVHYAVANMPGAVPRTSTIGLNNATLPYALQIANKGYQRALTENVPLSHGLNVFDGYVTNKAVAEAFNYDYTPVTQVLTEA, encoded by the coding sequence ATGAGAATTGGAATTCCGAAAGAGATTAAAAATAATGAAAATCGTGTCGGCTTATCCCCAAGTGGTGTACATGCACTTGTAGAAGCTGGACATGAAGTGTTAGTTGAAACAACAGCAGGTGAGGGCTCTTATTTCGAAGACACGGATTATGTTCAAGCAGGGGCAACCATTGTTAATAGTCAAGATGATGTTTGGGATGTCGACATGGTGCTCAAAGTTAAAGAGCCATTAAAAGAAGAATATGGATACTTTAGAGAGGGACTCATTTTATTCACATATCTTCACTTGGCAAATGAACCTGAATTAACAAAAACGCTCATCGACAAAAAAGTTGTAGCTATCGCATATGAAACGGTACAACTTGGTGATCGCTCGTTACCTTTACTCACACCAATGAGCGAAGTGGCAGGACGTATGTCTACACAAATTGGGGCACAATTTTTACAACGCTTCAATGGGGGTATAGGTATTTTACTTGGAGGAATTCCGGGTGTACAAAAAGGTAAAGTGACAATTATCGGTGGAGGTCAAGCTGGGACAAATGCGGCGCGCATTGCTTTAGGGCTTGGCGCAGATGTAACGATTCTTGATGTGAATCCGAAACGTTTACAAGAACTTGAAGACCTTTTTGATGGTCGCGTGCATACAATTATGTCAAATCCTTTAAACATTGAATCACATGTAGTAGAAAGTGACCTTGTTATAGGGGCAGTCTTGATTCCGGGGGCAAAAGCACCGAAATTAGTCACTGAAGATATGATTAAGAAAATGAAATCTGGTTCTGTAGTGGTTGATATCGCGATTGACCAAGGCGGTATTTTCGAAACGACAGATAAAATTTCGACACACGACGATCCAACTTATATTAAACACGGTGTCGTTCATTATGCCGTTGCAAACATGCCTGGCGCAGTGCCGCGTACGTCAACAATCGGTTTAAATAATGCGACATTACCATATGCATTACAAATTGCAAATAAAGGTTATCAACGTGCATTAACAGAAAACGTACCACTTTCACACGGTTTAAACGTGTTCGATGGTTACGTGACAAATAAAGCTGTTGCTGAAGCGTTCAATTATGACTATACGCCAGTGACGCAAGTATTAACTGAAGCATAA